A genomic region of Hirundo rustica isolate bHirRus1 chromosome 12, bHirRus1.pri.v3, whole genome shotgun sequence contains the following coding sequences:
- the ALAS1 gene encoding 5-aminolevulinate synthase, non-specific, mitochondrial isoform X2 encodes MEAVVRRCPFLARVSQAFLQKAGPSLLLYAQHCPRMMEAAPPAARALATSAARGQQAEEESPAGRREAKNAKEVAQQNAEGTQPPAGHPPASASQSTATKCPFLAAQMNHKNSNVFCKASLELQEDVQEMQVDRKGTEFAKIPSTSTVRKIEADGEEQSGLLRKFKDIMLKQRPESVSHLLQDNLPKSVSTFQYDQFFEKKIDEKKKDHTYRVFKTVNRKAQIFPMADDYTDSLITKKEVSVWCSNDYLGMSRHPRVCGAVMETLKQHGAGAGGTRNISGTSKFHVDLEKELADLHGKDAALLFSSCFVANDSTLFTLAKMLPGCEIYSDSGNHASMIQGIRNSRVPKHIFRHNDVNHLRELLKKSDPSTPKIVAFETVHSMDGAVCPLEELCDVAHEHGAITFVDEVHAVGLYGARGGGIGDRDGIMHKMDIISGTLGKAFGCVGGYISSTSSLIDTVRSYAAGFIFTTSLPPMLLAGALESVRTLKSAEGQVLRRQHQRNVKLMRQMLMDVGLPVVHCPSHIIPIRVADAAKNTEICDKLMSQHSIYVQAINYPTVPRGEELLRIAPTPHHTPQMMSYFIEKLLATWKDVGLELKPHSSAECNFCRRPLHFEVMSERERAYFSGMSKLVSVSA; translated from the exons ATGGAAGCGGTGGTGCGGCGCTGCCCGTTCCTGGCCCGTGTGTCGCAGGCGTTCCTGCAGAAGGCTGGGCCGTCGCTGCTGCTGTACGCCCAGCACTGCCCGCGCATGATggaggcggccccgccggccgcccGCGCCCTCGCCACGTCCGCCGCCCGCGGGCAGCAGGCGGAGGAGGAGAGCCCCGCGGGCCGCCGCG AGGCCAAAAATGCCAAAGAGGTGGCCCAGCAGAATGCAGAGGGAACCCAGCCTCCTGCCGGCCACCCACCTGCCAGCGCTAGCCAGAGTACAGCTACCAAATGCCCGTTCCTGGCTGCTCAGATGAATCACAAGAACAGCAACGTGTTCTGCAaagccagcctggagctgcaggaggatgtGCAGGAAATGCAGGTGGACAGGAAAG GTACAGAATTTGCCAAAATACCAAGTACTTCCACAGTGAGAAAGATTGAGGCTGACGGAGAAGAGCAGAGTGGCTTGCTCAGGAAGTTTAAGGATATTATGCTGAAGCAAAGACCGGAAAGTGTCTCTCATCTGCTTCAGGATAACTTGCCAAAAT CTGTATCCACCTTCCAGTATGATCAGTTCTTTGAGAAAAAGATCGATGAGAAGAAGAAGGATCACACCTACCGAGTGTTCAAGACCGTGAACCGGAAGGCGCAGATCTTCCCCATGGCAGACGACTACACCGATTCCCTGATCACCAAAAAGGAGGTGTCTGTCTGGTGCAGCAATGATTACCTGGGCATGAGCCGGCACCCTCGTGTCTGTGGAGCAGTTAT GGAAACACTGAAACAACatggtgctggagcaggaggcacGAGAAATATATCAGGAACAAGTAAATTTCATGTCGACTTGGAAAAAGAATTAGCTGATCTACATGGAAAAGATGCAGCACTGCTGTTCTCATCTTGCTTTGTAGCCAATGACTCCACTCTCTTCACTCTAGCTAAAATGCTGCCAG GTTGTGAGATCTACTCTGATTCTGGAAACCATGCTTCCATGATCCAGGGGATCCGTAACAGCCGGGTGCCAAAACATATATTTCGCCATAATGATGTCAACCATCTTCGAGAACTATTGAAGAAGTCCGATCCATCCACCCCTAAAATTGTTGCATTTGAAACTGTTCACTCAATGGATG GTGCTGTTTGTCCTTTGGAAGAGCTGTGTGATGTGGCCCACGAGCACGGGGCCATCACCTTTGTGGATGAAGTGCACGCTGTGGGGCTGTATGGAGCCCGAGGAGGTGGGATAGGAGACCGGGATGGGATCATGCACAAGATGGACATCATCTCTGGAACGCTTG gcaAGGCATTTGGCTGTGTGGGAGGCTACATCTCCAGCACCAGCTCTCTGATAGACACGGTTCGCTCCTACGCCGCCGGGTTTATTTTCACCACGTCCCTGCCCCCcatgctgctggcaggggcCCTGGAGTCCGTGCGGACGCTGAAGAGCGCCGAGGGGCAGGTGCTGAGGCGCCAGCACCAGCGCAACGTCAAGCTCATGAGGCAGATGCTGATGGACGTGGGGCTGCCCGTGGTGCACTGCCCCAGCCACATCATTCCCATACGG GTTGCAGATGCTGCTAAAAATACAGAGATCTGTGACAAGCTGATGAGCCAGCACAGCATCTATGTCCAAGCCATCAACTACCCGACGGTTCCCCgtggagaggagctgctgcgaATTGCCCCCACACCTCACCACACCCCTCAGATGATGAGTTATTTTATCG AAAAACTGCTGGCTACGTGGAAGGATGTTGGTCTGGAGCTGAAACCACACTCCTCAGCTGAATGCAACTTCTGTAGACGACCCCTGCATTTTGAAGTGATGAGTGAAAGAGAACGAGCCTACTTCAGTGGCATGAGCAAACTAGTATCTGTCAGTGCATGA
- the ALAS1 gene encoding 5-aminolevulinate synthase, non-specific, mitochondrial isoform X1 produces MEAVVRRCPFLARVSQAFLQKAGPSLLLYAQHCPRMMEAAPPAARALATSAARGQQAEEESPAGRREAKNAKEVAQQNAEGTQPPAGHPPASASQSTATKCPFLAAQMNHKNSNVFCKASLELQEDVQEMQVDRKVSVGTEFAKIPSTSTVRKIEADGEEQSGLLRKFKDIMLKQRPESVSHLLQDNLPKSVSTFQYDQFFEKKIDEKKKDHTYRVFKTVNRKAQIFPMADDYTDSLITKKEVSVWCSNDYLGMSRHPRVCGAVMETLKQHGAGAGGTRNISGTSKFHVDLEKELADLHGKDAALLFSSCFVANDSTLFTLAKMLPGCEIYSDSGNHASMIQGIRNSRVPKHIFRHNDVNHLRELLKKSDPSTPKIVAFETVHSMDGAVCPLEELCDVAHEHGAITFVDEVHAVGLYGARGGGIGDRDGIMHKMDIISGTLGKAFGCVGGYISSTSSLIDTVRSYAAGFIFTTSLPPMLLAGALESVRTLKSAEGQVLRRQHQRNVKLMRQMLMDVGLPVVHCPSHIIPIRVADAAKNTEICDKLMSQHSIYVQAINYPTVPRGEELLRIAPTPHHTPQMMSYFIEKLLATWKDVGLELKPHSSAECNFCRRPLHFEVMSERERAYFSGMSKLVSVSA; encoded by the exons ATGGAAGCGGTGGTGCGGCGCTGCCCGTTCCTGGCCCGTGTGTCGCAGGCGTTCCTGCAGAAGGCTGGGCCGTCGCTGCTGCTGTACGCCCAGCACTGCCCGCGCATGATggaggcggccccgccggccgcccGCGCCCTCGCCACGTCCGCCGCCCGCGGGCAGCAGGCGGAGGAGGAGAGCCCCGCGGGCCGCCGCG AGGCCAAAAATGCCAAAGAGGTGGCCCAGCAGAATGCAGAGGGAACCCAGCCTCCTGCCGGCCACCCACCTGCCAGCGCTAGCCAGAGTACAGCTACCAAATGCCCGTTCCTGGCTGCTCAGATGAATCACAAGAACAGCAACGTGTTCTGCAaagccagcctggagctgcaggaggatgtGCAGGAAATGCAGGTGGACAGGAAAG TGTCTGTAGGTACAGAATTTGCCAAAATACCAAGTACTTCCACAGTGAGAAAGATTGAGGCTGACGGAGAAGAGCAGAGTGGCTTGCTCAGGAAGTTTAAGGATATTATGCTGAAGCAAAGACCGGAAAGTGTCTCTCATCTGCTTCAGGATAACTTGCCAAAAT CTGTATCCACCTTCCAGTATGATCAGTTCTTTGAGAAAAAGATCGATGAGAAGAAGAAGGATCACACCTACCGAGTGTTCAAGACCGTGAACCGGAAGGCGCAGATCTTCCCCATGGCAGACGACTACACCGATTCCCTGATCACCAAAAAGGAGGTGTCTGTCTGGTGCAGCAATGATTACCTGGGCATGAGCCGGCACCCTCGTGTCTGTGGAGCAGTTAT GGAAACACTGAAACAACatggtgctggagcaggaggcacGAGAAATATATCAGGAACAAGTAAATTTCATGTCGACTTGGAAAAAGAATTAGCTGATCTACATGGAAAAGATGCAGCACTGCTGTTCTCATCTTGCTTTGTAGCCAATGACTCCACTCTCTTCACTCTAGCTAAAATGCTGCCAG GTTGTGAGATCTACTCTGATTCTGGAAACCATGCTTCCATGATCCAGGGGATCCGTAACAGCCGGGTGCCAAAACATATATTTCGCCATAATGATGTCAACCATCTTCGAGAACTATTGAAGAAGTCCGATCCATCCACCCCTAAAATTGTTGCATTTGAAACTGTTCACTCAATGGATG GTGCTGTTTGTCCTTTGGAAGAGCTGTGTGATGTGGCCCACGAGCACGGGGCCATCACCTTTGTGGATGAAGTGCACGCTGTGGGGCTGTATGGAGCCCGAGGAGGTGGGATAGGAGACCGGGATGGGATCATGCACAAGATGGACATCATCTCTGGAACGCTTG gcaAGGCATTTGGCTGTGTGGGAGGCTACATCTCCAGCACCAGCTCTCTGATAGACACGGTTCGCTCCTACGCCGCCGGGTTTATTTTCACCACGTCCCTGCCCCCcatgctgctggcaggggcCCTGGAGTCCGTGCGGACGCTGAAGAGCGCCGAGGGGCAGGTGCTGAGGCGCCAGCACCAGCGCAACGTCAAGCTCATGAGGCAGATGCTGATGGACGTGGGGCTGCCCGTGGTGCACTGCCCCAGCCACATCATTCCCATACGG GTTGCAGATGCTGCTAAAAATACAGAGATCTGTGACAAGCTGATGAGCCAGCACAGCATCTATGTCCAAGCCATCAACTACCCGACGGTTCCCCgtggagaggagctgctgcgaATTGCCCCCACACCTCACCACACCCCTCAGATGATGAGTTATTTTATCG AAAAACTGCTGGCTACGTGGAAGGATGTTGGTCTGGAGCTGAAACCACACTCCTCAGCTGAATGCAACTTCTGTAGACGACCCCTGCATTTTGAAGTGATGAGTGAAAGAGAACGAGCCTACTTCAGTGGCATGAGCAAACTAGTATCTGTCAGTGCATGA